A window from Primulina eburnea isolate SZY01 chromosome 2, ASM2296580v1, whole genome shotgun sequence encodes these proteins:
- the LOC140824709 gene encoding protein MIZU-KUSSEI 1-like gives MPTPRLKTPTPRNHSPPLHTTASNAVAPDQSPTRPQVSLQPASNKKAQSKSTKLFRRVKSLFRSFPVINPPCKMPVPIHTNRMHDGHLHGGKQMTGTLFGHRKSRVNLSIQENSKCLPILVLELSIQTGKLLQDMGLGLVRIALECEKNHSEKVKLLAEPIWTMYCNGRKVGYAVKREPTDDDLKVMKMLHAVSMGAGVLPGNDDETGAAAAEGELTYMRAYFERMVGSKDSETYYMMNPDGNSGPELSIFFVRV, from the coding sequence ATGCCAACACCAAGACTCAAAACTCCGACGCCCCGCAACCATTCTCCTCCGCTCCACACAACGGCATCGAACGCGGTGGCACCGGACCAATCACCGACCAGACCTCAAGTCTCCCTCCAACCAGCCTCCAACAAAAAGGCTCAGTCAAAATCCACCAAACTTTTCCGGCGAGTCAAGTCACTTTTTCGGTCATTCCCTGTGATCAACCCGCCATGCAAGATGCCGGTGCCCATCCACACTAACCGGATGCACGACGGCCACCTCCACGGCGGAAAGCAGATGACTGGAACCCTCTTCGGCCACCGAAAATCCCGTGTAAATCTATCCATCCAAGAAAACTCGAAATGCTTACCAATTCTTGTGCTTGAGCTTTCCATTCAAACAGGAAAGCTTCTGCAAGATATGGGATTAGGGCTCGTGAGAATCGCTCTCGAGTGCGAAAAAAACCATTCAGAGAAGGTCAAGCTTCTGGCAGAGCCCATCTGGACGATGTACTGTAATGGGAGGAAAGTCGGGTATGCTGTGAAGAGAGAGCCGACGGATGATGATttgaaagtgatgaaaatgcTGCATGCGGTGTCTATGGGAGCCGGAGTTCTGCCGGGAAACGACGATGAGACTGGGGCGGCAGCGGCGGAGGGTGAGCTGACATATATGCGGGCTTACTTTGAGAGGATGGTGGGGTCGAAGGACTCGGAAACTTATTACATGATGAATCCAGATGGGAATAGCGGACCTGAACTCAGCATCTTCTTTGtaagagtttga